CTTATATATATTTACGTTATTTAATGTAAAAAGGTTTGCAGCAATTTGCTGCAAACCTTTTTATCACCAAAATATCCCAATGATTGCCAATGCACCTAAAATCATACCACCAATTTGTCCAACGATTGTTGGTGATAATTGAACCCCTTTTCTTACTTCAACAACCGGCTTTTCATGCCTAAGCTGCTGAACTTCACTTTGTAGCTGATGTACACTACCATGTAATTCTTTTACAAGTTCTTTTAATTCGGCTATCTCTTCATTTACTGGTTTTGGTTTTTCTAAATTCATCTGACACGACTCCTTATTCCAATCCATATACTGTAAAATTTCGACACGAATTATTCTTTATCCTGCAAAACACATGCATGTTATTGAATGTATTTATAGCAATATTTTCATTCATAATAAACATCAATTGGTTAATTTTATATGTTACAACACCATATGCTATGAAAAAATTGAAACTTTAATCAGTAAGGTTTCTTTCTTCCCCCACTAATTACTATCCCGCAAATAGCGGGATAAATTATTCTAGCATGGCTATCCATTCATTTCGCAATATACCCATTATGATGCGATCAAAGCTCTTCCCATCTCGCTGAACAGCTTCTCTCATACTTCCCTCCACCTTAAATCCAACCTTTTTATATACTTCAATTGCCGATTTATTATATGAAATAACATCGAGACCTACACGATGTAAGTTTAATTCGTAAAAAGCATATTTCAGAATAAGGCGTAATCCTTCCGTACCATATCCCTTACCTCTATAATTTTTATCACCTATACCAATTGCTAGCAAGCCAGCTCTATTATTCCACTCTATGCTATGAAGTGCCACAAAGCCAATTAAACTATCATCTTGAATCGTTCTTAGCATAAAAGAAACACTATTTGACTTTTTCCCTATTAATAGCTCATTTTCCTTTATTTCATGTAAAGATTGTAGAATCGCTATATCCGTATCTACATTTCTTAAATACTCACTATCCTCTTGCCAAATAGCCATTTGTTCAATATCTTCAGCTCTGATTGCTGATAACTTAATATTTTCACCTAGAAAAAGATTGTTCAATTTCGTGTTCATTTCAAAAATCCCCCTTTTCAATTATGGGGATAGCTCTGTAGTTTATCAGGACTATCTATCCCCTTGTTCCATAGTCTTCAGTAATGATGGGATATTTACAATAAGCGATAACATTGGCACAGCTCCTTTTCATATGATTACATTCATTTTATACTTTTCGAATTATTCATTCAACTTACTTTTTAGTTCTTCCCTTGATGGATGTATGATTAATATTCACTACTTTATCCTTGTATTTTTAACTATTGACTTTTTATTCTAAAGATTTATAGTATAGTAAGTTTCCATCCTGTTTTTTCAGAAAACTAACTCACATGTAAGAAAGGAGAAACAATGTTTTATATCAAACAACTTCTTTTCTTTGCTTATCAACAAGCTTTATCTTGTATTTTCCCTGTCGTTATTTTTGTAACACTTGCTCTGTCAAAATTCATTTCAATCCCAGGACTCTATCGTTATGATTTTATCCTTATCGTATGCCTTCTTATGCAATACATCATGTACAAAACGGGTATGGAAACAAAAGATGAGCTGAAAGTAATTGCTGTTTTTCATCTCATCGGGCTCCTACTAGAAATATATAAAGTTCACTTCGGTTCATGGAGTTACCCTGAAGAAGCATATTCAAAAATCTTTGGTGTCCCACTTTATAGCGGATTTATGTATGCTAGTGTTGCTAGTTATATATGCCAAGCATGGAGAAGGTTGCATTTGCAAATGCATAGGTGGCCCAAGGCGATGTGGACTGTACCTTTAGGGGCTATGATCTATTTGAATTTTTTTACACACCATTTTGTATATGACTTTCGCTGGGTTTTAACTGCCCTTTTATTTATTGTTTTCTTTCGAACGTTTGTTCAATTTTCAGTGCAGAACGTTACATATACAATGCCGCTTGTTCTCTCGTTTTTCCTTATTGGATTTTTTATTTGGATTGCAGAAAACATCGCTACTTTCTTCGGAGCATGGCAATATCCAAATCAACGAGAAGCGTGGAGCCTTGTTCACATTGGAAAGATTAGTTCGTGGTTTTTACTCGTTGTCATTAGCATCATGATTGTCGCTCAGCTTAAACATTTGAAAGAACATAAAAACAAGCCAACTTCCATATAGAAAGTTGACTTGTTCTATTTTACTTTTCTATTGACACTCTTGTTACCTCTATAAATTGCTGTAATGGCGCAGTGATCCATTTATCTTTATGCCAAGCAATTTGTGTAAAAATAGGAGAAATTGTATTCTCTAAGACTAACTCTTTCATTGTACCCTGTTGTATATCTTTTTCTACTACCATTGCTGGTAAAATTGCTATGCCTAAGCCCGCAATTACACATTGCTTAATTGCTTCCACACTAACAAACTCAATTTTATTTACAGGATATACGTCTTCTGCACGGAATAGTTCTTCAAATATAGTACGATAGGAACAACCAAGCTCTGTTAATAAAAGTGTTTCACTTTCAAAATCCTTTGTAGAAATTATAGATTTCTCAAGTAAAGGATGATTAGGAAATACTACTATTTTTAATTTTTCTCGAACCAACGACTCTACATGTAAAGCATCTTCTGCTTTACATTCATCTAAAATAAAGGCTAAATCTAATTTTCCTTCCATCAGTTTCTCCTTCACATCTTCATTCGAATGAGCAGGCTTAAATATAAGTTTTATTTGAGGAAATTGCGTCTTAAACTCTTTTAAAATTGAAGGAAGCCTATATGTACATTGACTTTCTTGAGCACCAATAACTAGCGTACCGGATATTTCTTCATCACCTTTCAGAGCCATTTTTGCTTCATGACTTAGCGCAATCATTTTATCCGCATATAGTTGAAACTTTCTTCCCGCTTCAGTCAAAAAGAGACGTTTCCCCAATCGTTCGAATAGTGGTGTGCCAAGCTCAGTTTCCAATGCTTTTATTTGAGCAGTCACACTCGATTGAGCAAAATTTAATTTCTTTGCAGTCTGCGTAAAATTCAAATTTTCCGCAGCGGTTTTAAATGTAATTAATTGTTTTATTTCCAATATCATTCCCTCTTTTCAATCGATATTTCCGATTGATTTCATCGAAATAATCCGCTTTTCCTATTGATATATGTATTGTATGATAAGAACCATTAACAAACAATATTCATGCACCTTACAAATTGGAGGTATTCCATATGAAAGCACTTTGTTTCAAGGAATTCGGAAATACTGATGTATTAAAATATCAAGAAGTGTCAGACCCAATTATAAATCCAAATGAAATTCTTGTTCGCACAAAAGCAATCGGCTTAAATTTTGCTGATATATATAGACGTAGGGGTGACTATCATCTCGCTGGTAAACCACCTTATATATTAGGGTATGAAGGCTCAGGAATTGTAGAGCAAATTGGTGCTGAAGTTACCGATGTTACTATCGGAGACCGCATTGCATTTGCTGATGTACCATTCGCAAATGCAGAGTTAGTAGCCGTTCCAAAAGAAAAAGCGATTCCACTCCCAAACTCTATTTCCTTTGAGACAGCGTCTTCCGTTTTATTACAAGGGTTAACAGCGCATTACTTAACACAAGACAGCTATAAAGTAAAAGCTGGTGATTTTGTTTTAGTTCACGCGGCTGCTGGAGGAGTTGGTCAACTTCTCATTCAAATGATAAAAATGAGAGATGCGCAAGTAATTGGCCTTACTTCATCTAAAGAAAAAGCAGAAGCAGCCTATTCAGCTGGAGCGGACCGCGTATTTTTATATTCAGAATCATGGCATGAAGAAATACTACAAGTCACAAAAGGACATGGTGTAGATGTTGTGTACGAATCAATAGGTTCTACATTAGAAGAAAGCTTTAAAGCCACAAAAATCGGTGGTACCGTCGTATTTTACGGAATGGCCGGTGGTGATCCTGCTCCTGTTGATCCGCAAATGTTGATGGATACTTCAAAAACATTGACTGGCGGAGATCTTTGGAACGTACTCACAACGTATGAAGAACGCAAAAACCGTTCAAGCCAACTATTTGCTTGGATTACTGCTGGAAAATTAAATATCCAAACTCCAACAACTTTCGCTTTAGAAAACGGTGCTGAAGCACATCGATTATTGGAAAGTCGAAAAAGTACAGGGAAAATTTTATTGATACCATGATAATTTCCACTTAAAAATCAGAATAAAAAAGATAGCTAGAAGGTTTCTTCTAGCTATCTTTTATCCGTTCTATTCAGAAAAGGCTTCCGAATATTGTACTATCCCTTGTATATTTTGAAGAGCATTCTCCGTTAATTCCATTGCCATAAACACCTCGTCTGGCACCTCAAATGGCGCACATATATTCCATATGCTAGCTGGTTTAAAATCGAATTTCGGATAATAATCTTTATGCCCCAACACAATTACAGAATGATACCCAAGCTCTTTTGCTTTTCTTAATACATGAGAAATCAACAGACTTCCAATCCCCTTTTTCTGGCAGTCTGGTACAACAGATACTGGAGCAAGAGCTAACGACTCTACAGATGTATCACCATCTACTATTTTAACTTTAGATAATAGAACGTGACCAACAACTTCCTTATCTACCGCCACTAATGATAACTCTGGAATAAACGCATCACATTTTCTGATACGATTTACAAGTTCGTGCTCTTTCTGATCGCTAAATGCTTCATTTAAAAATGCTTGTTTTACAACCTCTTCTGCCCCGTTATAATCTTTCTCAAGTTCTTGTCTAATCTTTATATTCACAGCATCTTATCCTCTATTCTTTCTTATTTCTTTTTGAATTTTTCGCAGCGCTTTTTTCGATCCTCGCTCTATGTCATGCTGCATTTTCCGTTCTTTATAATCCACAAACAATGTGTCTAAATCATACCCTTCTGGATATAATTCCTTTGCCTGTACTTCTAAAGAAATTCGCTTAACGTTTACTTCAATGAATTGGGCATTATAAAACACAACGATATTGAAGAAATTGTCTTTTTCTTTATATACAATTCCAAAGTCATCATAGTCTAATAATTTCACACGGTCCCCTTTTTTATATTCATCCTTCTCTTCTGCTTTCTCTTTGACAATCTTAGGCTTTCTCAGTCTACTTTCATTCACTCGCTCTAAGCGGTACTCTTTATTTTCCATATAGCCTTTCGCTCTTTGCAGTACGTTTTCTCGCACGTTCATTTTTCTAGAAATCCATAGAGCATTACTCTCTCCTGATTTCCCTATCATTAACTTATACATCGGTTCCAATGTTTCACTATTAAATTGCATCGCCGCATTCATAAAGTCACTGTGCATTTCTGAAAAGCGTTTAATTTCACCATAATGAGTAGTTGCAACAGTCGTACAACCCATATGATAAAATTCTTCTAAAATAGAAATCGCAAGTGCCGCTCCTTCATTCGGTTCCGTACCGCTGCCTATTTCATCAAATAGTAGAAGCGTATTATTATTTGACACTCTCATGATTTCTGAAAGGTTTTTCATATGAGATGAAAATGTACTTAGCGCATTTTCTATACTTTGATTATCGCCAATGTCTACAAATATATTTTCAAAAACAGCAATTTCCGTTTCCTTGTCTCCAGCGATGTGCAATCCTGACATTGTCGCCAATGTTAATAATCCAATTGTTTTCAAAACAATCGTTTTCCCTCCAGCATTTGGCCCTGTAATAATTAAGCTTCGGTAATTTGGTCCAATTTCAAAGTGAAGTGGTACAACTTCACCTGCTAATAATGGGTGTTTGCAATGAACTAACTTTACATACCCATAATCATTTAATTTCGGCTCTATCCCGCCAATATGTTTACTAAATTTCGCTTTTGCAAACACCATATCATATTGACTAATCAGCTCCATATTAATCTTAATGTTATAAATGTCCTCTAAGATCATTCCAGATAAAGTGGCTAATATTTGATATTCTTCCATCGCTTCTTCAGCTTTTAAACTTGCTAGTTCCACGTTTAACTTTGTAACTGTATTTGGCTCTATAAAAACGGTAGAGCCTTTAGAAGAAACTTCAACAATTGTTCCAGCAACTTGATTTTTATAGGAAGCTTTCACTGGAATCGTATATCGATCGTCTTTTTTACTAATGAAGAACTCTTGAATATATTTCTTATTTGCACTACTATTTAAAAATTTGCTTAAACGTTCCTTAATTTTCCCCTCTACGGAGTCGATATTATTTCGTATTCGTTTTAATTCTTTGCTTGCAGCAGAATCAATACTATTTCCTTTAATTGAAAAATTAATTTCTTCTTCTACACTTTTGAATTCAGACATTGAATTCGCATATGATGCTAGTACTGGTGCAAAAAATTCTTTATCCAGCATAAACTTTTTAACCTTTCGACACCCTCGTAAAAAGTCTGATACACTAACTAGCTCGGTTGGATCTAAAATCATTCCCTTTTCCAATTTTTGAATTGTACTATCGATATTAGAAATTCCGAAAAAAGGAACATGCCCTTCTGCATCCAATATCGCTCGTGCTTCCGTTGTTTCATTCAAACGATTTTTCACTACTTTGATACTTGTACTTGGCTCCAATTTATTTAACAACTGTTTTCCTAATCCACTTACGCAATATGATTTAACTATTTCCTTTAACTCATTATATTGCAACTTTTCAAAAGTCATTTTATTCAATTTCTATTCTCCTCACTATGATTTACTCACATCAAAAATGAAGATACCTACCCATTAGATTTCAATGAGATATATTTAATTAAATATAACTTTCATGTGATAAAAATAAACACAAAAAAGCTGCGTAGATACCGCAGCTTTTTACATTTACAAGGCCTGTGCAATATATAAGGAAATAAAACCATCTCAAAAAAACATATGGCTATCCCATAATCATTACACGCTTTATAAAGTATTGTAGGTATCTTCATAGGTTATTTGAAATAAATCCATGACAAAGTTAGGGGTTAGAAGTATATAAAAATCCCCTGTTCTCATTAGATTTATTTCATTCAATTTTTTCCTATTTAGAACCTACCGCACTCACAAAAAGCACCTCTCATTAATTTATAATTATGTTCATTGAAATCTAATTTATTGAAATTATCATACTATATGTTACGACAAAAGTAAAGGTTCCATACTTTACAATATTCTTCTTATTATACTTTAGTCGTAAGTATATATATGGATTGTTTATTCAACGTATTACGGATGTTTTCGTATTCAACATTCGATACAATTATATATAAGTAACATGGATAAGGAGCGATTCACATGACAGAACTACAAAAGCAATTCTTTTCCAGATTAAATATACAAGAAAGAGAGTCCATTTCATTTGAAGATTTAAACGAAATCCTTCATGCAATGGCACAAGCGATTCCCTTTGAGAATCTAGATATTATTCACGGTACAGTAAAAGAAATTTCAAAAGAAAATCTTCAAGAAAAAATTTTAGTTCATAACCGCGGTGGCCTTTGTTACGAATTAAATCCAACGATGTATTACTTCCTTAAAGATTGCGGTTTTGATGTTCACTTAGTATCAGGAACAGTTTATCATGCCGCTTCTAATACTTGGGCTGTTGATTCAGGACATGTGGCAACTGTTTTAAAACATAATACTGAATTTTATTTAATTGAAGTCGGTTTCGGTTCAAACCTTCCACTTTCACCTGTTCCTTTCACCGGTGAGATTGTTCATTCCGTTACTGGGGACTATCGCATTCGAAAAGAAACAACTACAAAGGGAAACTATATTTTAGAGATGAAAAAAAATAATGAATTTCTAAATCAGGATTCTTCTCAAGATTGGACATTAGGTTACGCATTTTATATAGAGGCAGTTGATGAAAGAAAATTAAATGAAGCACAAAAAACAATTGTAGAACATACAGACTCTCCTTTTAATAAAGTACCTCTCACCGTAAAACTAACTTCTGATGGGCATGCTACTCTAACAAAAGATCGTTTCACAGTAACAAAGCAAGGAAAACAGAGTAAAGAAGAGATTACAAAAGAGCAATATGCAGACCTATTGTACGCAACATTTGGTATACAATTATAGTTTACAAATTTAAAAGTCTTGTCGCTTCTGGCAAGACTTTTTATCGTGGAGCAGAGAGTCTTTGCAATTTATTGTATTTCATAGTTATATAGAATATACTAAGTCTTGTTTTCTAAGGAATGTTTATTCGTTTTATCTATTTAATTATTATCAATTTACCAAGTGACATATCAGCGATAATTTATACTTATTTTGTATAAGTGTTAGCAAGTTCGTTTGCAAACTTGCTAGCACTTTTTTATATTTCTTCTATTACCTTCTTATGGAAAAATTCTGTACCTAAAGGTCCATACCGTGAAGTAAATGGTTACCCAATAAAAGTGAAAGCTGGGGCTCAAGAAAAACATATTCCTAATGCACCTAACTACAAACAAGAGGTTGCAAATGGAAAAAACAAAAGTATCTTCTATGGTGATAATAAAACAGCACAAGAATTGCTTGATAAGTTTGCCGGGAAAGGTCAACTACTACCAGACGGTAAAAAAGAAGGAGTAGACTTTGGTAAACCAATTGGGAAATACTATGACCGCGATACTGGTCAATACCTTGAGACTACTAGAGGAATGCTTCATTACGGAAAAGACGGTGCTCATATAGTACCAGCAAAACCTTAAAATATATAAGAAAAGAGGATGCACATGGGATATGATTCTTTAATAGGAACATTAATAAAATATGAAGATAGTGAAATGATACTAGAATGGAACAGTGGATTGAGGATAATTGGCGAACTCGATACAGTTTTTGAAACAGACAATGGATTAGATGATGATGATATAAATTATACAGAATACGATGCAGCTGCATTTAAAGTAAATAGTATTTTATCCCATCCTACTACTAACCAAGACAGTGTATATAATTGGTTAATACAAGAAAAAGGTTCATTGGTTGAAATTTCCCTCTATGATGATCCACCAAGTGCAGTATTTTTAACCGACGGAAAGAGAGTATGGGAAAGGGAAATACATAAATAATAGTCGCTATTTAAACTTTGACCTTGATCGGCTTTTAGTCTTTCAAGGTTTTTATAGTTATAAAAAGTTTTATAGTTAAATGAAATGTAAATCGATATTTGAATCAAAAGACCACGAAGGTAACAAACGTACGAGATTAATTGCAGTGCCTAAAAAACTTATTACTTGATTTATACTTTAAATACGATAATGACAAAGCTCGTGAAGCTGAAATTGGAAAAGAAATGGCTTTAAAGAGCAAGAAGCTAAATTTGAGTTTGTAGGAACTAATAATTTAGGGGCAATTACAACATACCATGTAGAAAGCGGAAAAACTTTTTGGAAAATGATGAATAATGGTAAAAATATCTCTGTTATCAATTCAGTAGAATAGAGGTCAAAAAATGAAAAATAAGATATTGATATGTAGAATTGATTCAATTATTGAAGAAGAAATAGACTTTTTAGTAAATAATCAAAAAGTAACAGGTTTTAATGCTTCACCTCAAGAAGTTGTTGTAAATAAAGAATACGAAGCTGAGATAGATATATTTCTGAATGACGCTTTGACAGTAGAAACGCAAAAAGAAGATAAATTCAAAAAAATAGAAAATATTGCTAATGGAAGTTATATTCTTTTTGGAAAAATGTTAGAAAATAATGTTTTAGATGTTGGTTTCTTTATAACTAGTGATTTACTTGAAGACTACAAATATTTAGAGGGGCAATATGTTTATTTACAAGTTGATAGATTACAATTATCTTTTGACTAGCTATTTTGCTAGATTCTGAGGGCAAGAAAAGAACTTTTTGAAGAACAAGTCTTCTTTAGGATTGTATATTTCAATGAACCATGTTACCTGGCCTAGAGTAAGTGAAGAGAAAGTTACAGATGAAGTATAATTAACAAAAGAGATCTCACATTTGAGGTCTCTTTTGTTGATTCTAATTAAAATGAATCACCATTGTTTCTCATCTCCTTCCCCCTACATCACCTTTCTATAAGTGAACTGATTTTTAAAGTATTATAAAAGCAAGAGAATCTATCCTACTTCTGTTTTCGTGTTAGATACATTGAGAAATATTATACCTCTCCCCTTCTCAATAAATTATGGAAAATCGCACTCACCAATCTCCAATTACAGAAATCACTTGAAAAGAACAAAATTACACATGGTGGATTCATTTGGTATAATACAATTCAAAATGGTAAGGATACTCTTCAAAAAATCCAGTCTTCTCCGTCTTCTGGTGGGCGTGCTAATAAAGTTAAAGATACTGATAGGCTTGATAAAGAGGGAAATGCTACTAAGGGAATGGATAATACTAGTAAGAAAGCCATCGGACTTAATAGTAATGTTAGGAATGTCAATCCTTCAGAAATTAGATTCAGTCAAACTTCTGTGAATGGTTCAGAAGAGATTATTGCTAGTATGAAATCGAATGGCTGGAAAGGTGATCCAATTGATTTTATTAGAATGCCAGATGGCAATCTTACGACTATTGATAATACAAGGGTTGCTGCATCTAGAGAGGCTGGAATAGAAGTTCAAGTAACTATTAGAAATTATAGCGATCCTCTTCCAGCAGATATGGTTGGTAGATTTACAACTCCTAAAGGTGTGCCTAAGACATGGGGAGAATCTTTAGATTTAAGAATACAAAAACAAAAAGCAAGTTTTAGAAATAATAATCCAATGGGATCGTATGACCTAGAAAAAATGAAGTAGAAAGAAATGGTGGTAACTATGAAAAATTTTCATATGGATGAATCTATTTATAAATACCCTGAATCTTATGAAAGATTAGTTGAATTAGATTTAGTTAATTTTGATATATGGTTTTTAATGGAATCAGAACAGGCTACTAACATATACTATGGTATGAAGAAAAGATATCCTAATCGTAAGTTGATTCCTTTTGCTAAAAGAGTTGATAATGATGATATTGCATGTTTTGAAATTGGAAAAGGAAGTAAAGTTCAACTTATTCATGATTTTGCTTCTGAAGGTTTTGAACAAAGAAAAGAATTTGATGACTTTTGGGAGTGGGTTGAATGTGCTGTAAACGAGATGATTTCTTATAATCGGAGTGAAGAAAAATTCTATACAAATTTAAGTAAAGAAATTTCATATGCTTTGCGTCATGCGCCGTGGGAATATGAATTAGAGTTAGATGAGAATGGGTGGGTCTCTATAGACCAATTACTAAATGCTCTTCGTCGGTCGAATGTATGGAAAAATGTAAATTTAGATGACTTGAAAATGATGATAGAAAAATCAAAAAAAAGAGACATGAGATAAAAGGAAATAAAATCCGTGCGATGTATGGACTATGGACACTCTATTCCCATGAAAATAGTAAAAGAAGAAGCTATACCACCCAGATACCTTTATCATGGCACTTCTTCTCGATTTATAAATTCTATTGAATCGAATGGCTTATCTCCTATGTCTCGA
This sequence is a window from Bacillus pseudomycoides DSM 12442. Protein-coding genes within it:
- a CDS encoding GNAT family N-acetyltransferase, which codes for MNTKLNNLFLGENIKLSAIRAEDIEQMAIWQEDSEYLRNVDTDIAILQSLHEIKENELLIGKKSNSVSFMLRTIQDDSLIGFVALHSIEWNNRAGLLAIGIGDKNYRGKGYGTEGLRLILKYAFYELNLHRVGLDVISYNKSAIEVYKKVGFKVEGSMREAVQRDGKSFDRIIMGILRNEWIAMLE
- a CDS encoding DUF817 domain-containing protein, whose translation is MFYIKQLLFFAYQQALSCIFPVVIFVTLALSKFISIPGLYRYDFILIVCLLMQYIMYKTGMETKDELKVIAVFHLIGLLLEIYKVHFGSWSYPEEAYSKIFGVPLYSGFMYASVASYICQAWRRLHLQMHRWPKAMWTVPLGAMIYLNFFTHHFVYDFRWVLTALLFIVFFRTFVQFSVQNVTYTMPLVLSFFLIGFFIWIAENIATFFGAWQYPNQREAWSLVHIGKISSWFLLVVISIMIVAQLKHLKEHKNKPTSI
- a CDS encoding LysR family transcriptional regulator, translated to MEIKQLITFKTAAENLNFTQTAKKLNFAQSSVTAQIKALETELGTPLFERLGKRLFLTEAGRKFQLYADKMIALSHEAKMALKGDEEISGTLVIGAQESQCTYRLPSILKEFKTQFPQIKLIFKPAHSNEDVKEKLMEGKLDLAFILDECKAEDALHVESLVREKLKIVVFPNHPLLEKSIISTKDFESETLLLTELGCSYRTIFEELFRAEDVYPVNKIEFVSVEAIKQCVIAGLGIAILPAMVVEKDIQQGTMKELVLENTISPIFTQIAWHKDKWITAPLQQFIEVTRVSIEK
- a CDS encoding quinone oxidoreductase family protein; protein product: MKALCFKEFGNTDVLKYQEVSDPIINPNEILVRTKAIGLNFADIYRRRGDYHLAGKPPYILGYEGSGIVEQIGAEVTDVTIGDRIAFADVPFANAELVAVPKEKAIPLPNSISFETASSVLLQGLTAHYLTQDSYKVKAGDFVLVHAAAGGVGQLLIQMIKMRDAQVIGLTSSKEKAEAAYSAGADRVFLYSESWHEEILQVTKGHGVDVVYESIGSTLEESFKATKIGGTVVFYGMAGGDPAPVDPQMLMDTSKTLTGGDLWNVLTTYEERKNRSSQLFAWITAGKLNIQTPTTFALENGAEAHRLLESRKSTGKILLIP
- a CDS encoding GNAT family N-acetyltransferase, giving the protein MNIKIRQELEKDYNGAEEVVKQAFLNEAFSDQKEHELVNRIRKCDAFIPELSLVAVDKEVVGHVLLSKVKIVDGDTSVESLALAPVSVVPDCQKKGIGSLLISHVLRKAKELGYHSVIVLGHKDYYPKFDFKPASIWNICAPFEVPDEVFMAMELTENALQNIQGIVQYSEAFSE
- a CDS encoding endonuclease MutS2; translated protein: MNKMTFEKLQYNELKEIVKSYCVSGLGKQLLNKLEPSTSIKVVKNRLNETTEARAILDAEGHVPFFGISNIDSTIQKLEKGMILDPTELVSVSDFLRGCRKVKKFMLDKEFFAPVLASYANSMSEFKSVEEEINFSIKGNSIDSAASKELKRIRNNIDSVEGKIKERLSKFLNSSANKKYIQEFFISKKDDRYTIPVKASYKNQVAGTIVEVSSKGSTVFIEPNTVTKLNVELASLKAEEAMEEYQILATLSGMILEDIYNIKINMELISQYDMVFAKAKFSKHIGGIEPKLNDYGYVKLVHCKHPLLAGEVVPLHFEIGPNYRSLIITGPNAGGKTIVLKTIGLLTLATMSGLHIAGDKETEIAVFENIFVDIGDNQSIENALSTFSSHMKNLSEIMRVSNNNTLLLFDEIGSGTEPNEGAALAISILEEFYHMGCTTVATTHYGEIKRFSEMHSDFMNAAMQFNSETLEPMYKLMIGKSGESNALWISRKMNVRENVLQRAKGYMENKEYRLERVNESRLRKPKIVKEKAEEKDEYKKGDRVKLLDYDDFGIVYKEKDNFFNIVVFYNAQFIEVNVKRISLEVQAKELYPEGYDLDTLFVDYKERKMQHDIERGSKKALRKIQKEIRKNRG
- a CDS encoding arylamine N-acetyltransferase family protein; translation: MTELQKQFFSRLNIQERESISFEDLNEILHAMAQAIPFENLDIIHGTVKEISKENLQEKILVHNRGGLCYELNPTMYYFLKDCGFDVHLVSGTVYHAASNTWAVDSGHVATVLKHNTEFYLIEVGFGSNLPLSPVPFTGEIVHSVTGDYRIRKETTTKGNYILEMKKNNEFLNQDSSQDWTLGYAFYIEAVDERKLNEAQKTIVEHTDSPFNKVPLTVKLTSDGHATLTKDRFTVTKQGKQSKEEITKEQYADLLYATFGIQL
- a CDS encoding polymorphic toxin type 50 domain-containing protein — its product is MLALFYISSITFLWKNSVPKGPYREVNGYPIKVKAGAQEKHIPNAPNYKQEVANGKNKSIFYGDNKTAQELLDKFAGKGQLLPDGKKEGVDFGKPIGKYYDRDTGQYLETTRGMLHYGKDGAHIVPAKP